A genome region from Methanococcoides burtonii DSM 6242 includes the following:
- a CDS encoding phosphoadenosine phosphosulfate reductase family protein: MSKPVYLGKMLLHWCKDCNVPVLGKKCSCGNTTTKVEVTPPGDIRPAFQYDIDNINAVSLEQFNAPLIPEGHLAVLNKAPYDDRMEEIIVDGEVLASFRFEMDSLKWVLLPRLAGARRLFEGKDLKEMKGWVVLDSGAVSFILKGASVLVPGIIDADPQIQVSDETVVLTPEGEIIAVGRARMSGPDMIEHKKGVGVKNRWKGKPERIDVPEGGQKWDDAVNANSKILEHFEDKAHQFIKHTSKTVNRPVSVSYSGGKDSLAVLQLVSECLDDYELLFADTGLEFPETIENVKEIVEHYQRPLRTKDVGEAFWESVGDFGPPSVEARWCCKVCKLGPISQIINDNYEDGCLTFIGQRKYESAARANSERVWKNPWVGNQIGASPIQDWTAMHVWLYIFKTGVPYNVMYERGFDRIGCWLCPSSSLSDLFRLKETHPELVKRLNDHLLEYAEKMGLSKEWVEHGLWRWQTLPPAIAKVAEEKGINIIPKSDVKGELKFSVTSGYRPCREGGMSAEGSFGIALDMELLETTGVLRAAGKVAYIEGVASVNHEDDRAQIFASGTVTARGNDENDAREFMTRIERAVRRSLKCMGCGVCVGKCPKNCITIEDGKAIISSKCIHCGACVEICPVVKFG; the protein is encoded by the coding sequence ATGTCAAAACCTGTATATCTGGGAAAAATGCTTCTGCACTGGTGTAAAGACTGTAATGTGCCTGTACTCGGGAAAAAATGCAGTTGCGGCAATACAACTACGAAAGTGGAAGTTACGCCTCCTGGTGACATCCGGCCAGCATTCCAATATGATATAGACAATATAAATGCGGTCTCATTGGAACAGTTCAATGCACCCCTGATACCGGAAGGGCACTTAGCTGTACTAAACAAAGCACCCTACGATGACAGGATGGAAGAAATAATCGTTGATGGAGAGGTCCTTGCAAGTTTCCGTTTTGAAATGGATAGTCTGAAGTGGGTACTCCTGCCAAGACTGGCCGGTGCAAGACGCCTTTTTGAAGGAAAGGACCTGAAAGAAATGAAGGGCTGGGTAGTGCTCGATAGTGGTGCAGTCAGTTTTATCCTGAAAGGAGCAAGCGTACTGGTTCCGGGGATCATAGATGCCGACCCACAGATACAGGTGTCTGACGAGACAGTTGTACTTACCCCCGAAGGCGAGATCATTGCAGTCGGAAGAGCACGCATGAGCGGTCCAGACATGATCGAACACAAAAAGGGTGTTGGCGTCAAGAACAGATGGAAAGGCAAACCTGAAAGGATAGATGTGCCCGAAGGCGGACAGAAATGGGATGATGCGGTCAACGCAAATTCCAAGATACTTGAACACTTCGAAGATAAAGCACACCAATTCATCAAGCATACTAGTAAAACTGTGAACCGACCTGTAAGCGTATCCTATTCAGGAGGAAAGGACAGTCTTGCAGTATTACAGCTTGTCAGTGAGTGCCTTGATGATTACGAACTCCTTTTCGCGGATACAGGACTTGAGTTCCCTGAGACCATAGAGAATGTGAAGGAAATAGTGGAACATTATCAGCGTCCCCTTAGGACAAAGGACGTAGGAGAAGCTTTCTGGGAATCTGTAGGGGACTTCGGACCCCCGTCAGTGGAAGCACGCTGGTGTTGCAAGGTATGTAAACTTGGACCGATCTCACAGATAATCAATGACAATTATGAAGATGGATGCCTTACTTTTATCGGGCAGAGAAAGTACGAGTCCGCTGCAAGGGCCAACAGTGAACGTGTCTGGAAGAACCCGTGGGTAGGCAACCAGATCGGAGCGTCACCCATACAGGACTGGACAGCAATGCATGTCTGGCTCTATATCTTCAAGACCGGTGTACCCTATAATGTAATGTACGAGAGGGGATTCGACCGCATAGGATGCTGGTTATGCCCATCGTCCTCATTGTCAGACCTGTTCAGGCTGAAAGAAACACATCCGGAACTGGTAAAACGTCTTAATGACCATCTGCTTGAATATGCAGAGAAGATGGGACTTTCGAAAGAGTGGGTAGAGCACGGATTATGGAGATGGCAGACCCTGCCACCGGCTATTGCAAAAGTAGCAGAGGAAAAGGGAATCAATATCATACCAAAGAGTGATGTTAAAGGTGAGCTGAAATTCAGCGTAACCTCAGGATACAGACCATGCCGCGAAGGCGGAATGTCAGCGGAAGGCAGTTTCGGCATTGCATTAGATATGGAACTTCTGGAGACCACCGGAGTGCTCCGTGCTGCAGGCAAAGTTGCTTATATTGAAGGTGTTGCCTCTGTAAATCACGAAGATGACCGTGCACAAATATTCGCATCAGGCACAGTCACTGCAAGAGGTAATGATGAAAACGATGCAAGAGAGTTCATGACCCGGATCGAAAGGGCTGTAAGACGATCTTTGAAATGCATGGGTTGTGGAGTCTGTGTAGGAAAATGTCCTAAAAACTGCATCACCATCGAGGACGGCAAGGCGATCATAAGCAGCAAATGTATTCATTGTGGTGCTTGTGTTGAGATCTGCCCCGTGGTGAAATTTGGATGA
- a CDS encoding CRISPR-associated protein Cas4, with product MSIADLKLHANVSELLLYLKCPRQVYYTYREQTLMPNISSGYIEHMMLKELAMGYADVVKKAKPTKESILEELSAEFKRVKDELDFIYSTELKNVQFNVIETAQKNVFDLLDDIATNISDAIIKSNKDEVIQSIVHHRTEPVLHSERLKLTGIPSAIVQYNEKMVPLTIRTGKCPEKGVWGNDRLHIAALSMLVEENVGETVEFGFVEYAKEGKIRKVKVRPEDRRQVLKIRDRVDKIKDGYLPERKEGKICEHCNFTQFCTTKSTLASKFF from the coding sequence ATGTCCATTGCAGATCTGAAATTACATGCTAATGTATCAGAACTTCTTCTGTACTTAAAGTGTCCCAGACAAGTATATTATACATACAGAGAGCAGACGCTTATGCCAAACATCAGTTCAGGATATATTGAACACATGATGTTAAAGGAACTTGCTATGGGATATGCAGATGTTGTCAAAAAAGCTAAGCCCACAAAAGAAAGTATTTTAGAAGAACTTAGTGCCGAATTTAAACGTGTGAAGGACGAACTTGATTTTATCTATTCTACTGAGTTGAAAAATGTCCAATTTAATGTGATAGAAACTGCTCAAAAAAATGTCTTTGACTTACTCGATGATATTGCAACAAATATTTCAGATGCAATTATCAAAAGCAATAAAGATGAAGTCATACAAAGTATAGTACACCATCGAACAGAACCGGTGCTTCACTCCGAAAGATTGAAACTGACAGGCATTCCTTCTGCTATAGTACAATATAACGAAAAGATGGTGCCGCTCACTATCAGAACAGGAAAATGTCCGGAAAAAGGCGTTTGGGGGAACGATAGACTACATATTGCAGCCCTTTCAATGCTGGTAGAGGAAAACGTTGGAGAAACTGTTGAATTCGGCTTTGTGGAATATGCAAAGGAAGGAAAGATACGAAAAGTGAAAGTCAGACCTGAAGACAGGAGACAGGTGCTTAAGATACGCGACCGCGTTGACAAAATAAAGGACGGATATCTGCCCGAACGTAAGGAAGGGAAGATCTGCGAACATTGTAATTTCACACAGTTCTGCACGACCAAGTCCACTCTTGCTTCCAAATTTTTCTAA
- a CDS encoding helix-turn-helix domain-containing protein — protein sequence MTKDMANENIRQRLAEKMAGEITLSEKPGEALKKWRLNFEIAQTDLSGYLKVSPSVISDYESGRRKSPGTLIVSKIVAALLDIDTSKGGQKIHSYEGMLYADPGAKAVYATYEYTYPIQLAKLATLIEADVVNKGVEKPLYGFTVVDSKKAILELSSHEFQKLYGWSTERALIFTKVSTGKSPMVAIRVTNLKPGAVVIHGIRGGQVDPMAKKMAEIDRIPLLATTMDIDELVEVLKKYSQYHVIE from the coding sequence ATGACCAAAGATATGGCCAATGAAAATATTCGTCAGCGTCTAGCTGAAAAAATGGCAGGCGAGATCACCTTGTCCGAGAAACCTGGTGAGGCTCTGAAAAAATGGAGACTTAATTTCGAAATTGCTCAGACTGATCTCTCAGGCTATCTGAAAGTATCTCCTTCTGTCATTAGTGATTATGAAAGTGGACGGCGAAAGTCTCCAGGAACCCTTATTGTCAGCAAGATAGTCGCTGCTCTTTTGGATATCGATACTTCAAAGGGCGGACAGAAGATACACAGCTACGAAGGCATGCTTTATGCTGATCCGGGCGCTAAGGCAGTTTATGCTACATATGAATATACATATCCTATACAGCTTGCCAAACTTGCAACCCTGATAGAAGCGGATGTTGTGAACAAAGGCGTGGAAAAACCACTTTACGGTTTTACGGTAGTAGATAGTAAGAAGGCTATTCTTGAGCTTTCTTCCCATGAGTTCCAGAAACTCTATGGGTGGAGTACCGAACGTGCATTGATATTCACCAAGGTGTCCACTGGAAAATCGCCAATGGTAGCGATTCGTGTGACGAATCTTAAACCGGGAGCGGTTGTTATCCATGGAATCCGTGGTGGTCAGGTCGATCCGATGGCAAAAAAAATGGCTGAGATCGATAGGATACCACTTCTCGCAACTACGATGGACATTGATGAGCTGGTCGAAGTGCTGAAAAAGTACAGCCAGTATCATGTGATAGAATAA
- a CDS encoding hydroxymethylglutaryl-CoA synthase — translation MSVGIVSYGAYIPKFRIKVEDIARVWGDDADILSAGLMVYEKSVPDLDEDTATIAVEAARSAVLRNNIDAKRIGAVYTGSESHPYAVKPTSTIVAEAIEATPVLTAADFEFACKAGTAAMQACMGLVGSGMVDLGMAIGADVSQGAPGDALEYTAAAGGVSYIIGNKESEMIAVIEDTFSFTTDTPDFWRREGMPYPEHGGRFTGEPGYFKHVTGAANGLMEKMGTKPSDYDYAVFHQPNGKFPSRVAKMLGFTKEQIKPGLVVPWLGNTYSGSCMMGIAATLDQAKPGDRIFATAFGSGAGGDAFSFRVTDKIDEVRDAAPKVLDLLKDPVYMDYAMYAKHKGKIRLA, via the coding sequence ATGAGTGTAGGAATTGTTTCTTACGGTGCTTATATCCCTAAATTCAGGATAAAAGTAGAAGATATTGCCCGCGTATGGGGAGATGATGCGGATATTCTCAGTGCAGGTCTGATGGTATATGAAAAATCAGTTCCTGACCTGGATGAGGATACTGCGACCATTGCAGTAGAAGCTGCAAGGTCTGCAGTTTTACGCAACAATATTGATGCTAAGCGTATAGGGGCCGTTTATACGGGTTCTGAGAGTCACCCTTATGCTGTAAAACCCACCAGTACGATCGTTGCTGAAGCCATTGAAGCAACTCCTGTGCTGACTGCTGCGGATTTCGAGTTTGCATGTAAGGCAGGTACTGCCGCTATGCAGGCATGTATGGGACTGGTCGGTAGTGGAATGGTGGACCTTGGGATGGCCATAGGTGCCGATGTATCTCAGGGCGCTCCGGGAGATGCACTGGAATATACTGCAGCAGCAGGGGGGGTGTCCTATATTATCGGTAACAAGGAATCTGAGATGATAGCAGTTATCGAAGACACATTCTCATTTACCACTGATACTCCTGACTTCTGGAGACGTGAAGGTATGCCATATCCGGAACACGGCGGCAGGTTCACAGGCGAGCCTGGATATTTCAAGCATGTGACCGGGGCTGCAAACGGTCTTATGGAAAAGATGGGCACAAAACCTTCTGATTATGACTATGCTGTTTTCCACCAGCCAAATGGAAAATTCCCTTCAAGGGTGGCAAAGATGCTGGGCTTCACTAAAGAGCAGATCAAGCCTGGTCTGGTAGTTCCATGGCTTGGGAACACATATTCCGGTTCATGTATGATGGGTATTGCCGCAACACTCGACCAGGCAAAACCGGGTGACAGGATATTTGCAACGGCATTCGGTTCCGGTGCAGGCGGAGATGCGTTCAGTTTCAGAGTGACCGACAAGATCGATGAGGTCCGTGATGCTGCGCCAAAGGTCCTAGATCTTTTGAAAGATCCTGTCTATATGGATTATGCAATGTATGCCAAACACAAAGGTAAGATAAGGCTTGCATGA
- a CDS encoding thiolase domain-containing protein, with translation MRDVAIIGVKNTNFGEMWDRSFRDIVVEAGVGAIEDSGISGEKLDGMYVGNMSGGQFVEQEHIGALIADYSGLSLDLHIPSTRVEAACASGGLAFRQAVMAVASGHEDLVMAAGVEKMTDVSATAASAALAAAADREWEGIMGATFPGLYAMIAKMHMHQYGTTSEQLAAVAVKNHQNGSMNPIAQYKSRITIDNVLNSIMVADPLHIFDCSPITDGASALVLAPADIAHEYTDTPIYVKATAQASDTIALHDRRDITTLDASVVAGKRAYEMAKMTPADIDLVEVHDCFTIAEICAIEDLGFVKKGLGGKMTEDGETAIGGKIPVNTSGGLKACGHPVGATGIKQLVEVTQQLRGDSGPRQVDGAEVGMTHNVGGSGATAVVNILARKR, from the coding sequence ATGAGAGACGTAGCAATTATTGGTGTTAAGAACACAAATTTCGGTGAGATGTGGGATCGATCCTTCAGGGACATCGTTGTCGAAGCAGGTGTCGGAGCGATTGAGGATTCTGGTATCTCCGGTGAAAAACTGGATGGTATGTACGTTGGTAACATGAGCGGAGGACAGTTTGTAGAACAGGAGCACATTGGTGCCCTGATAGCTGATTATTCCGGTCTTTCCTTAGACCTTCACATTCCATCCACACGTGTCGAGGCAGCATGTGCTTCAGGCGGTCTTGCGTTCAGGCAGGCTGTAATGGCAGTAGCTTCCGGTCACGAGGACCTTGTGATGGCAGCAGGCGTGGAAAAGATGACCGATGTTTCAGCAACGGCAGCTTCAGCAGCACTGGCAGCAGCAGCAGACCGCGAATGGGAAGGCATCATGGGTGCGACATTCCCGGGTCTTTATGCAATGATAGCAAAGATGCACATGCATCAGTACGGTACCACAAGTGAACAGCTTGCGGCAGTTGCTGTGAAGAACCACCAGAATGGATCAATGAACCCTATTGCACAGTACAAGAGTCGTATCACCATAGACAATGTCCTTAATTCTATCATGGTGGCTGACCCATTGCACATATTCGATTGTTCACCTATCACAGACGGTGCATCAGCATTGGTACTTGCTCCTGCGGATATCGCACACGAGTACACTGACACTCCTATCTATGTGAAGGCGACAGCACAGGCAAGCGATACAATTGCTTTGCATGACCGCCGTGACATCACAACGCTGGATGCATCCGTAGTTGCAGGAAAGCGTGCTTATGAGATGGCGAAGATGACCCCTGCGGACATCGATCTTGTGGAAGTTCACGACTGTTTCACGATTGCAGAGATATGTGCTATCGAAGACCTTGGCTTTGTAAAGAAAGGTCTGGGCGGTAAGATGACCGAAGATGGTGAGACTGCTATTGGCGGAAAGATCCCTGTGAACACTTCCGGTGGCCTGAAAGCATGTGGTCATCCGGTCGGTGCTACTGGTATCAAACAGCTCGTAGAGGTCACACAGCAACTTCGTGGGGATTCAGGTCCTCGTCAGGTTGATGGCGCAGAGGTTGGAATGACCCATAATGTCGGAGGTTCCGGCGCGACAGCAGTTGTAAACATCTTAGCGAGGAAGAGGTGA